The genomic window GCGGCGAGCACGGCGACCCCCACGAGTGCCACGGTGGCGGACCGGGTGAGCGCGAGGACCACGCCCGCGACGACGAGCCATCCGATGCCCTGCGCCCGTCGCATGCCGCCGCTGGCCAGCAGCGCGGCGAAGAGGATCGCGGCGAGCAGCGCCGCCATAGCGAGCAGGTTGCGGTTCCCGACGATGCCCTCGATCGGGCCGCCGTCGAAGAGGAGCCCGCGCGACCAGAAGAACGCCGCCGGCACCTTCTCGTCGCCGTAGTCCACGAAGTTCGGCAGCACCGGTTCCCGCACGACGAGCGCGACCCAGAGCTCGAAGACGAGCGAGAGCGCGAGGAGCCACTTCAGCGCTCCGGTGACGGAACGCAGGAACCCGTGCCAGCCGAGGGAGAGCGCGAGCGAGACGGCGACGAAGGTCGTGACCAGGGTCAGCAGCACCGCGAGGGCCGTCGTGCCCGGGTAGTTCGACCAGACCGTGGAGAGCGCGGCGACGCCGAGGAACCAGATCGTCGACTTCGGCACGCGCCGCCACGCGAGCGCGGGCCGTGCGGCGAGCCAGATCCAGACGGCCGCCAGCACGGCGAGTGCGGCGACGGCGCCCCAGCCCCACCATCCGAGGAGGTTGCGCCAGAACTGCCCCGCGAAGGCGGTGAAGACGATGAACGTCGCGAGGGCGCCCTCCAGTGCGGGGCGCCGTCCGATGCTCATGCGCACAAGGGTATCGCTCGCGGGGCCCGATCCCGGCGGCACCGGTTCGGCCCGCGCGCAGGGCGGGCCGCCGGCCGTCAGACGAACGCCGCCCGGCCGGTGATCGCCCGGCCCACGATCAGCGTGTTCATCTCGCGCGTGCCCTCGTAGGAGTACAGCGCCTCGGCGTCGGCGAAGAAGCGGGCGACCTCGTAGTCGAGCACGATGCCGTTGCCCCCGCACGCCTCGCGCGCCCATGCGACGGTCTCGCGCATCGCGGTGGTGGCGTACGCCTTGGCGAGCGCGGAGTGCTCGTCGCGCAGCTCGCCGCGCCCCTGCATCTCGGAGACGCGCGCGACCATGCCGAGCGACGCGGTGATGTTGCCCAGGCACTTCACGAGGAGGTCCTGGACGAGCTGGTGCGAGGCGATCGGCTTGCCGAACTGCTCGCGCTGCGTCGCGTACCGGACGGCCGCCTCGTAGGCGCCGATGGCGGTGCCGACGGCGCTCCAGGCGACCTCGGCGCGCGTCTGGCGGAGCACCGCGGCGGTCGCACGGAACGAGTCGGCGTGCTGCAGTCGGAGCGACTCCGGCACGGCCACGTCGGTGAGGGTGATGTCGGCGTTCTGCACCATCCGCAGGCTGATCTTGCCCTCGATCTTCGTGGCGGCGTAGCCCCGGGTCGAGGTCGGCACGATGAACCCCTTGACCTGGCCGTCGGCCTCGTCCTTGGCCCAGACGATCGTGACGTCGGAGAAGGTCGCGTTGCCGATCCAGCGCTTGCGGCCGTTGAGGATCCAGGTGTCGCCCTCGCGGCGCGCGGTCGTGCGCAGCCCGCGCGCGGAGTCGGAGCCCGAGAGCGGCTCGGTGAGCCCGAACGCCCCGATGACCTCGCCAGAGGCCATCCGCGGGAGCCACTCCCGTCGCTGCTCGGCCGAGCCGGCTGTGGCGATCGATCCCATCGCGAGTCCGTTCTGGACCCCCACGAAGGTGCCGACCGAGGCGTCGACGCGCGCGAGCTCGAGGGCGACGAACCCGCGGAAGACCGGGGAGTTCTCGAACGGCGCCGTCTCGTCCCAGGCGTACGAGAGCACGCCGAGCTCGGCCAGCGGCCGGACGACCTGCATGGGGAACTCGGCACGCTCCCAGTAGCCGTTGACGATGGGCCGGACCTCGCGCTCGAGCCAATCGCGAAGCGCCGCGAGCGCGTCCCGCTCGGGCTCGGTCAGCAGGGACGCGTACGAGTAGAAGTCGCTGGCGAGCGGCTCGAAGGGCATGTCGGCTCCTCTGTCGTCGAAGGTCGCCCCGAGCGTAGGCACGACCCCGGCCGTGACCGCAGCCGTTGGTAGTCTGCCGCCAAACCCCGAAAGGACACTGCCCCGCATGTTTGTCGCGATCCGCAATGCACCTCGAGACTATGCGTGGGGTTCCCACACCGCGATCGCCGAGTTCCGCGGCGTGCCGGCCAGCGGGGCGCCCGAGGCCGAGCTGTGGCTCGGCGCGCACGCCGGGTCGCCCGCGCAGGTGGTCGAGCCGGAGCGCGCCGGTGCCGCCGACCTCGCCGAACTGATCGCGGCGAACCCCGCGCTCGTGCTGAGTGCCGGGCAGGCGCGCGAGGGCGCCCGGCTGCCGTTCCTCCTCAAGGTGCTCGCCGCCGCCCGGCCCCTCTCGCTCCAGGCGCACCCGACGCCCGAGCAGGCGCGCGCCGGCTTCGCCCGCGAAGAGGCCGAGGGCGTGCCGATCGACGCGTTCGACCGCAACTACAAGGACCCCTACGCGAAGCCCGAGCTCATCGTCGCGGTGAGCGAGCGGTTCGAGGCGCTCTCCGGGTTCCGCCCGCTCGACGAGGTCCGCGGGGTGCTGGCGACGCTGCGGGCGGCGGATGCCGCGTCCGACGAGCCGCAGCCCGGTGCGATCGACCTGCTCGCCGCGCGCCTCGAGGGCCCCGACCCGCTCCGCGAGAGCGTCGCGTGGCTCCTCCAGGACGGTCGCGGGGGCGACACGGGCGAGGCCGCATGGCTGGTCGAGCGCGTGACCGCGCTCGCGGGGTCGGAGCTCGCGCTGACCTCTCCGTACGCGGCGTCGTTCCGCACGGTCGCCGAGCTCGCGGCGGAGTACCCGGGGGATCCGGGGATCGTCATCTCGCTGCTGCTGAACCGCGTGACGCTCCGGCGCGGCGAGGCGCTCTTCCTCGACGCGGGCAACGTGCACGCCTACCTGTCGGGCCTCGGCATCGAGCTCATGGCCGCGAGCGACAACGTGCTGCGCGGCGGCCTGACGCCCAAGCACATCGACATCCCCGAGCTGCTCGAGGTGCTCGACTTCACGCCGATCGCGCCGCCGCGACTGCCGGCCGTGCAGGTCTCGCCCGGCGTGGTCGAGTACCGCCCGAGCGTGCCCGACTTCACGCTCTTCCGGGTCGAGACCGCGACCGACGGGGCGTCGCTCGCGATCTCGGGGCCTGCGATCCTGCTCGCGGAGGCCGGTCCGGTCGAGGTGACGGGTCGCTCGGGATCGACCCGGATCGAACGCGGCGACGCCGTCTTCGTCACGCCCGACGAGCAGCGCCTCGCGATCCGAGGCGAGGGCGTCGCGTGGGTCGCGACGACGCCGGCTCAGCCGGCCTGACGCATCCCGAACACCCGGCGGTACTGCGTCGGGGTGGTCTGCAGCACCTTGACGAAGTGGTGGCGCATGACCGCGGCGGCGCCGAAGCCGGTCTCGCGCGCGATCTCCTCGAGCGTCAGGTCGGTCTCCTCGAGCAGCTGCTGGGCGCGCAGCAGCCGCTGGCGGTTGAGCCACGCGTTGGGCGTCGTACCGGTCTCGGCGCGGAACTTGCGTGCGAACGTGCGCGGCGACATGAGCGCCTTGCGCGCGAGCCGGTCGACCGTCAGGTCCTCGTCGAGGTGCTCGAGCATCCAGTCGAGCACCTCGGCGAACGAGTCGCTGCGGCACTCGACGACGGGCGTCTGGATGAACTGCGACTGGCCGCCGTCGCGCTGCGGGGGGACGACCATGCGGCGGGCGACGATGTTCGCGGCACCCGCGCCGAGCTCGGTGCGCACGATGTGCAGTGCGGCATCGATGCCGGCCGCCGTGCCGGCTCCGGTGACGACCTTGCCGTCCTGCACGAAGAGCACGTCGGGGTCGACGTCGGTGTCGGGGAACATCTCGGCCATGCGGTCGGTGTACATCCAGTGCGTGGTGGCACGGCGGCCGTCGAGCACGCCCGCGCGGCCCAGGGTGAAGGCCCCCGAGCAGACGCTCAGCACCCAGGCGCCCCGGTCGACGGCCTCGCGGATGACGCGGAGCACCTCGGGGTGGGCGGGCTCGTCGATGAGCGAGGCGGGCACGGCGACGAGGTCGGCGGTCTCGGCGGCCGCGAGGCCCTCGTGCACGACGATGTCGAAGCCGAGCTTGGTCGGGATGGCGCCCGGCTCGGCCGCCACGACGTGGAAGTCGAACGTCGGCCCGCCGTGCTCGGCGCGGTCGATGCCGAAGACCTCGCAGATGACGCCGAACTCGAACGGCGCCATCTGCGGCACGGCGATGCAGGCGATGGTCTGGAGCATCGAGGCCTCCCGGGTTGCGGCGACACGCTGGCAGGAATGTGTCGATCCATGGCTAGTCTGCCACTATCGGCAGGATATCGCAAGGAGGAGAATTCCTGCCATGGACACCATCGTGCTGCTGATCATCGCCGGCCTGGCCGTGTGGGGCGTCGTCGCGACGCTGCTCCGGCTCGACACCGACGGCTACGGCCGTCCCGAGATCCGCGACCGCAATCGCCACGTCGAGCGGATGCCGCTGCGCCGGGCCTGACCGCGTCATCCGACGGGCCCGACCCGTGCCCGCCCGCTAGCATCGTCCCGACGCCGGACGCACCGGCGGCGGAAGGCGGAGCATGAGCTGGCTGGTCACCGGGGGAGCCGGATACATCGGGTCCCACGTCGTGCGGGCGTTCCGCGCGCAGGGCATCGACACCGTCGTCGTCGACGACCTCTCGTCGGGCCGGCGGGCGTTCGTGCCCGAGGGCGTCCCCTTCGTGGAGGGCTCGATCCTCGACGGCTCGCTGCTCGAACGGGCCATGGCCGAGCACGACGTGGTCGGCGTGGTGCACCTGGCCGGCTTCAAGTACGCGGGCGTCTCGGTGCAGCGGCCCCTGCACACCTACCAGCAGAACGTGACCGGCACCGCGACGCTGCTCGGCGCGATGGAGGCGACGCGCGTGGACCGCATCGTCTTCTCCTCGAGCGCGGCGGTCTACGGCACGCCCGACGTCGACCTCGTCACCGAGGACACGCCCAAGCACCCCGAGTCGCCCTACGGCGAGTCGAAGCTCATCGGCGAATGGCTGCTCGCCGACCAGGGCCGCGCGACCGGCCTGCGGCACACGTCGCTGCGCTACTTCAACGTGGTCGGCTCCGGCACCGACGAGGTGTTCGACCCGAGTCCCCACAACCTGTTCCCGCTCGTGTTCGACGCGCTCCTGGCCGGGCGCACACCGCGCATCAACGGCGTCGACTACCCGACGCCCGACGGCACGTGCGTCCGCGACTACATCCACGTCGCCGACCTCGCCGACGCGCACGTCGCGGCGGCCCGGCGCCTCGATGCGGCGGAGCCGCTCGAGGCCGTGTACAACCTGGGCTCGGGCGACGGCGTCTCCGTCGGCGAGATCATGCGCGAGGTGGCCGAGGTCACGGGCATCGACTTCCGGCCCGAGCACGGTCCCCGGCGCGAGGGCGATCCGGCCCGCATCGTCGCGTCGGGCGAGCTCGCGGCGCGCGACCTCGACTGGCGCATGCGCCACAGCCTGTCCGAGATGGTCGCCAGCGCCTGGGCCGCCCGCCGCGCGGCATCCGGCGACTGAGCGTCACGAGTGGGACACGCCGCCAGCGTGTCGCGCGCGCGCCGAAGCCTCGACGGCGTATTGAGGGTTTACGATTCGCGACTTGACTTCCACCGAATTACACCGATGTAATTGGTCAAGACACACCCCTCGGGGATGTCGGTACAACTGGGTGGGAGACGATATGGGCAAGCCTGAATATCGTTCTGGGGTACCTGAGGATTGGTTCGTCGACCCCGTGAGGCTCGGCGTACCGGGGGTTCGCGGGGTCGCAGACGACGACAACCAACTGGCGTGGCAGAGCGATGCGCTCTGCGCGCAGACCGATCCCGAGGCGTTCTTCCCCGAGAAGGGCGGATCGACGCGCGATGCCAAGCGCATCTGCACGGGGTGCGAGGTTCGCGCCGAGTGCCTCGAGTACGCGCTCTCGAACGACGAGCGCTTCGGCATCTGGGGCGGTCTCTCCGAGCGTGAGCGCCGCAAGCTCCGCCGCCAGGCGGGCTGAGCACGGCGCGTCCGCGTTCGCGGCGGGCGCGATTCGAGGCACGCCCGGCCGGTGACGGATGCGGCGCGCGACGCCGCCTATGCTGGCCCCGATGTTCCCTGGAGTCACCGCCGTCCTCGTCGTTCAGCACGGCGGCGACCGTCTCGCGGCCACGCTGACGGCACTGCGCGAGCAGCGCCGTCCGGCGGACGCGCTGGCGGTCGTGCTCATGCGCAGCGACGAGGCCACCCGTGCGCTCGTCGAGGCCGCGCAACCCGACCACGTCGTGCGTCTCGAATCGGTGCGGCCCTTCGGCGAGGCGGTCCTCGCCGTGGAGTCGGCGCTGCCGGCGCCCGCCTCCGACGACGAGTCCATCTGGTTGCTCACCGAGGACAGCGCGCCGGAGCCGGGCGCGCTGGAGGCGCTCGCCGCGACGCTGACCACGGCGCCCTCGGCCGGCGTGGTCGCGCCGAAGCTCGTCGCCTGGGACGATCCATCCCGGATCCTCCGCTTCGGGCGATCCGTCACGCGCTCGGGTCGCAGCCTCCCGGTCGTCGAGGACGAACTCGACCAGGGCCAGCACGACGACCTCTCCGATGTGATGGGGGCCGACCCCGTCGGGATGCTCGTGCGCCGGACCCTGTGGCGACGCCTCGGCGGCCTCGACCCGGCGCTCCCGGTGCTCGACGACGGGCTCGACCTCGGCATGCGGGCCCGGCTCGCGGGCTACCGTGTCGTCGCCGTGCCCGCCGCGCGCGTGAGGTACGCCGACGGCGGCGTCGCGGGCCAGGGATCGCTGCCGGGCGGTCGTGCAGCGCGTCGCCGCGCGCGCGAGGCCCGGGCGGCGCGCCTGCACCGCCGGCTCGTGAGCGCTCCCGCACCGCTCGTGCCCCTCCACTGGGTCGCCTTCCTCCCGCTCGCCGTCGTGCGCTCGATCCGGCACCTGCTCGTGAAGACGCCCGGCCTGATCCCCGGCGAGTTCCGCGCCGCGGTCGAGGTGATGGCCACGCCCGGCCGCGTGGTCCGGTCCCGTCGCCGCGTCGCCGAGGCGCGCTCCGCGCGATGGTCCTCGCTCGCGCCACTGCGCATCCGCGGCGACGAGGTCCGCCTCCGACGGCAGCAGGCGGCCGAGGCGCGCCGCCAGCGAGCAAGCGGCCGGGCCGAGGAGCTCAGGTTCCTGCAGACCGGCGGCGGATGGGTGCTGCTCGCCGGCGTCGCGGCCTCCGTGGCGGTGTTCGCTCCACTCGCCGCGTCCGGAGGGATCGCGGGCGGCGGCCTGCTCCCGCTCTCGGACGAGGTGGCATCGCTCTGGCGGAACGCCGCCGCGGGCTGGCGCGACGTCGCCGGCGGCTTCGAGGGTGCGGCCGACCCGTTCGCCGGTGTGCTCGCCGTGCTCGGCAGCCTCTCGTTCTGGAACCCCTCCGCGGCGTTGCTCGGACTCTGGCTCGTCGCCATCCCGCTCGCCGCGCTCGGCGGGTGGTTCGCGGCGGCGCGGCTGACCGAGCGGGCCTCGCTCCGGGTGCTGGGCGGCATCGCGTGGGCTGCCGCTCCGCCGCTGCTCGAGGCGCTCGCGGCCGGGCGGCCCGGCCCCGTGCTCGCGCACCTCCTCCTGCCGTGGCTCGTCGTCCTGATGTTCGCGGCCGCGACCTCGTGGGCCGCGGCCGCAGGCGCGTCGCTCGTGTTCGCGGTCGTCGTGGCGTGCGCCCCGAGCCTCGCCCCCGCGCTCCTCGCCGGCTGGGTGCTCGCACTCGCGGTGAGCGGGCGTGCCGCCGTCCGCCTGGCGGGCGTCCCGCTCCCGGCGCTCGCGCTCTTCCTGCCCCTCGTCGTCCAGCAGTGGGGGCGCGGCACACCGCTCGCGCTCCTCGCCGACCCGGGACTCCCGCAGTGGTCGGCGGCGCCCTCGCCCGTGCAGGCCGCACTCGGCCAGGCGTCGGACGCGTGGGGACGGTGGGACGACATGCTCGGCGGCGCGATCGGCGAGATCGTGCCCGTCCCGCTGCTGCTCGCGATCCTGCTCGCGCCGCTCCTGGTCACGGCGCTGACCGTCGTCGCGGCGCCGCGGTTCCGCTCGGGCCTCGCCGCCCTCGGGCTCGCCGCGCTCGGCTACGCGACCGCGGTGCTCGTGAGCGGGCTCTCCCTCTCCGTCGCCGGCGACCGCGCCGTGCCGGTGTGGGCCGGCGCCGGGCTCAGCCTGATGTGGCTGGGCATCACGGGCGCGGCCGTGCTCGCGCTCGACGGTCTCCGCCGCGGCGCCGCCGCCGTCGCTGCGGCGATCGCGGTGCTCCTCCTCGCCGCCGTGGCCCCGTCGGTCCTCCTGATCGCCGTCGGGCGCACGCCGGTCGGGCCTGCGGCCGAGCGCACGCTCCCCGCCTTCGTCGAGGCCGAGGCGGCCACCGACCCACGGGTCGGGACGCTCCGCCTCGACCCGACGGCGGGCGGCGGCCTCCGCGCCACGATCGAGCGCGGCACCGGCGCGACCCTCGACATCCAGTCCACGCTCGCCGCGACCCGGCCGGAGCTCACGTCGACGACCGACGAGATCGCCGATCTCGCCGGCAACCTCGCGTCCCGCAGCGGATACGACGCCACCGAGGCGGTGGAACGGTTCGGCCTGTCCTTCGTGCTCGTCGGGCCGGCCCCCGAGGACGCGCGCGCGGCCGCGATCGAGCAGCGGGCGGTCGCCGCGCTCGACGGCAACGCCCAGGTCGTGCCGGTGGGCGACACCGGCTTCGGTCCGCTCTGGCGCTTCGTCGACGCCCGCCCGGACGCGCCGGGTGCGCAGATCCCGCCGGCCGGCCCGGTGGCGGGCTGGATCGTCGCCGGCCAGCTGGTCGTCCTCGGCTCGGCCCTGCTGCTCTCCATCCCGACCGGCGGCGGACGCGAACCCGACCGGCGCCCGCCGTCGGAGCGCCGCCGGCGTCGTCGCCGGCCGGCGGCGGCGCCGGCCGCGGCGGGCGATCCGGCCGCCACGAGCGCGACGGACGATGCCGACGAGGCGGCCGAGGCGGCCGAGGCGGCCCAGGCGGCCCAGGCGGACGCCGCGGCCGAGCCGGTCCCCGTTCCCGCGGGACGCGGCCCGCGAACCGACGCCGAGTCGAACGGAGGTGATCGCGATGCGCGTGAAGCGTGAGGTCCTCGTGGGGATCGGCCGCGCCGCGGCCGTCCTCGTCGCGGCGGCGGCTGCGGCAGGGCTCCTCGCCGCCGCCGTCGTCGTCCCTCGTCCCGGTGCCGCCACCGAGGTGCCCTCGACCATCGTCCAGCCGGCGGAGAGCCGGCAGCTCCGCGTGTGCCCCGGCCCGTTGCTCGAGCTCGCGGAGGACGCCGCGTCCGCCACCGCCGCGACTTCGTTCGGCCCGCCGACCGTCGCGATCGCCGCCGAACCCGCCGACGCGGTGGTCGAGCAGGCACCCGTCGCCGCGCCCGACAACAGCGCCGCCGACTCCGACGGCGGCCCGGTCTCGATCGCCGCGGAGCCGGGAGCCGTCGACGCGGGGATGCTCGCGGGTGCCCAGTCGCAGGAGGCCGACGCCGCGTCGGTGCGCGGACTGGCCGTCGCCGCGTGCGCCGAGCCGGCCGCGGAGTCCTGGCTCGTCGCGGGTGCGACCGACGTCGGCCGGTCGGGACTCGTGCTGCTCGCGAACCCCGGAAGCGTCCCGTCGACGGTGGACGTGCGGGTCATCGGCGAGTCCGGACCGGTCGACGCGCCGGGCGGGATCGGCGTTGTCGTGCCGCCCGGCACGCAGCGCGCCGTCTCGCTCGCGGGCCTGGCCCCGAACGTGCGCTCGACGGTGGTCCACGTGACGAGCACCGGCAGCCCCATCGCCGCCGCACTGCAGCACTCGGTGGTGCTGGGCCTCGAGCCCGCGGGTGTCGAGCTGTCCACGCCGGTCGCGCCGCCGGCCGTGGCCCAGGTGATCCCGGGCCTGGTCATCGCGGATCGACGCGGAATCGCCCCCCAGGAGGATCACGCCGAGGGCGACGACCATCCCGCGGTCCGCCTGCTGGCCACCGAATCCGCCACGCCCGTCGCGATCGAGCTCCGCGACGCGAGCGGCACGATCGTGTCGCGGATCGAGGCCGAGCTCGAGGCGGGTCGCGCCGTCGACATCCCCCTCGGCACCCTCGACCCGGGCGCGTACACCGCGCTCGTCACCGCGGACTCGCCCGTGGTCGCCGCCGCTCGTGCAACGGTGCTCGGCGAGGGCGACGACCCCGTCGTGGCC from Agromyces aurantiacus includes these protein-coding regions:
- the galE gene encoding UDP-glucose 4-epimerase GalE; translation: MSWLVTGGAGYIGSHVVRAFRAQGIDTVVVDDLSSGRRAFVPEGVPFVEGSILDGSLLERAMAEHDVVGVVHLAGFKYAGVSVQRPLHTYQQNVTGTATLLGAMEATRVDRIVFSSSAAVYGTPDVDLVTEDTPKHPESPYGESKLIGEWLLADQGRATGLRHTSLRYFNVVGSGTDEVFDPSPHNLFPLVFDALLAGRTPRINGVDYPTPDGTCVRDYIHVADLADAHVAAARRLDAAEPLEAVYNLGSGDGVSVGEIMREVAEVTGIDFRPEHGPRREGDPARIVASGELAARDLDWRMRHSLSEMVASAWAARRAASGD
- the manA gene encoding mannose-6-phosphate isomerase, class I, producing MFVAIRNAPRDYAWGSHTAIAEFRGVPASGAPEAELWLGAHAGSPAQVVEPERAGAADLAELIAANPALVLSAGQAREGARLPFLLKVLAAARPLSLQAHPTPEQARAGFAREEAEGVPIDAFDRNYKDPYAKPELIVAVSERFEALSGFRPLDEVRGVLATLRAADAASDEPQPGAIDLLAARLEGPDPLRESVAWLLQDGRGGDTGEAAWLVERVTALAGSELALTSPYAASFRTVAELAAEYPGDPGIVISLLLNRVTLRRGEALFLDAGNVHAYLSGLGIELMAASDNVLRGGLTPKHIDIPELLEVLDFTPIAPPRLPAVQVSPGVVEYRPSVPDFTLFRVETATDGASLAISGPAILLAEAGPVEVTGRSGSTRIERGDAVFVTPDEQRLAIRGEGVAWVATTPAQPA
- a CDS encoding DUF5719 family protein; this encodes MRVKREVLVGIGRAAAVLVAAAAAAGLLAAAVVVPRPGAATEVPSTIVQPAESRQLRVCPGPLLELAEDAASATAATSFGPPTVAIAAEPADAVVEQAPVAAPDNSAADSDGGPVSIAAEPGAVDAGMLAGAQSQEADAASVRGLAVAACAEPAAESWLVAGATDVGRSGLVLLANPGSVPSTVDVRVIGESGPVDAPGGIGVVVPPGTQRAVSLAGLAPNVRSTVVHVTSTGSPIAAALQHSVVLGLEPAGVELSTPVAPPAVAQVIPGLVIADRRGIAPQEDHAEGDDHPAVRLLATESATPVAIELRDASGTIVSRIEAELEAGRAVDIPLGTLDPGAYTALVTADSPVVAAARATVLGEGDDPVVADLAWTAASAPLLDGAALAVPPGPQPVLHLANAGDVDAVATVAVDGDAREVAVPAGGAASLDLRSDARVVLTGVEGLYGSVSFSGDAELSSMPISPPGPLDAPVRVYPQ
- a CDS encoding acyl-CoA dehydrogenase family protein; protein product: MPFEPLASDFYSYASLLTEPERDALAALRDWLEREVRPIVNGYWERAEFPMQVVRPLAELGVLSYAWDETAPFENSPVFRGFVALELARVDASVGTFVGVQNGLAMGSIATAGSAEQRREWLPRMASGEVIGAFGLTEPLSGSDSARGLRTTARREGDTWILNGRKRWIGNATFSDVTIVWAKDEADGQVKGFIVPTSTRGYAATKIEGKISLRMVQNADITLTDVAVPESLRLQHADSFRATAAVLRQTRAEVAWSAVGTAIGAYEAAVRYATQREQFGKPIASHQLVQDLLVKCLGNITASLGMVARVSEMQGRGELRDEHSALAKAYATTAMRETVAWAREACGGNGIVLDYEVARFFADAEALYSYEGTREMNTLIVGRAITGRAAFV
- a CDS encoding GlxA family transcriptional regulator → MLQTIACIAVPQMAPFEFGVICEVFGIDRAEHGGPTFDFHVVAAEPGAIPTKLGFDIVVHEGLAAAETADLVAVPASLIDEPAHPEVLRVIREAVDRGAWVLSVCSGAFTLGRAGVLDGRRATTHWMYTDRMAEMFPDTDVDPDVLFVQDGKVVTGAGTAAGIDAALHIVRTELGAGAANIVARRMVVPPQRDGGQSQFIQTPVVECRSDSFAEVLDWMLEHLDEDLTVDRLARKALMSPRTFARKFRAETGTTPNAWLNRQRLLRAQQLLEETDLTLEEIARETGFGAAAVMRHHFVKVLQTTPTQYRRVFGMRQAG
- a CDS encoding O-antigen ligase family protein, which codes for MSIGRRPALEGALATFIVFTAFAGQFWRNLLGWWGWGAVAALAVLAAVWIWLAARPALAWRRVPKSTIWFLGVAALSTVWSNYPGTTALAVLLTLVTTFVAVSLALSLGWHGFLRSVTGALKWLLALSLVFELWVALVVREPVLPNFVDYGDEKVPAAFFWSRGLLFDGGPIEGIVGNRNLLAMAALLAAILFAALLASGGMRRAQGIGWLVVAGVVLALTRSATVALVGVAVLAAFGFAMWARRVGPERRRVVYLTAIAALAASAALLAFGWNSLLALLGKSDDLTGRLDIWQAVTDLAAQRPWLGWGWVSYWAPWVEPYDGLAVRKGVEYLQAHNAWLDVWLQLGILGLAAFASMVIGALWRSWFLAIDRPMDQRGTPVAYTAASLIPLLVLVALIGQSLAESRILIESGWFLLVAIAWGTKQRQWAPEPLPALTPTRLPSRFIRPGAPR
- a CDS encoding WhiB family transcriptional regulator is translated as MGKPEYRSGVPEDWFVDPVRLGVPGVRGVADDDNQLAWQSDALCAQTDPEAFFPEKGGSTRDAKRICTGCEVRAECLEYALSNDERFGIWGGLSERERRKLRRQAG
- a CDS encoding glycosyltransferase; its protein translation is MFPGVTAVLVVQHGGDRLAATLTALREQRRPADALAVVLMRSDEATRALVEAAQPDHVVRLESVRPFGEAVLAVESALPAPASDDESIWLLTEDSAPEPGALEALAATLTTAPSAGVVAPKLVAWDDPSRILRFGRSVTRSGRSLPVVEDELDQGQHDDLSDVMGADPVGMLVRRTLWRRLGGLDPALPVLDDGLDLGMRARLAGYRVVAVPAARVRYADGGVAGQGSLPGGRAARRRAREARAARLHRRLVSAPAPLVPLHWVAFLPLAVVRSIRHLLVKTPGLIPGEFRAAVEVMATPGRVVRSRRRVAEARSARWSSLAPLRIRGDEVRLRRQQAAEARRQRASGRAEELRFLQTGGGWVLLAGVAASVAVFAPLAASGGIAGGGLLPLSDEVASLWRNAAAGWRDVAGGFEGAADPFAGVLAVLGSLSFWNPSAALLGLWLVAIPLAALGGWFAAARLTERASLRVLGGIAWAAAPPLLEALAAGRPGPVLAHLLLPWLVVLMFAAATSWAAAAGASLVFAVVVACAPSLAPALLAGWVLALAVSGRAAVRLAGVPLPALALFLPLVVQQWGRGTPLALLADPGLPQWSAAPSPVQAALGQASDAWGRWDDMLGGAIGEIVPVPLLLAILLAPLLVTALTVVAAPRFRSGLAALGLAALGYATAVLVSGLSLSVAGDRAVPVWAGAGLSLMWLGITGAAVLALDGLRRGAAAVAAAIAVLLLAAVAPSVLLIAVGRTPVGPAAERTLPAFVEAEAATDPRVGTLRLDPTAGGGLRATIERGTGATLDIQSTLAATRPELTSTTDEIADLAGNLASRSGYDATEAVERFGLSFVLVGPAPEDARAAAIEQRAVAALDGNAQVVPVGDTGFGPLWRFVDARPDAPGAQIPPAGPVAGWIVAGQLVVLGSALLLSIPTGGGREPDRRPPSERRRRRRRPAAAPAAAGDPAATSATDDADEAAEAAEAAQAAQADAAAEPVPVPAGRGPRTDAESNGGDRDAREA